In the genome of Leucobacter luti, one region contains:
- a CDS encoding DUF3515 family protein has translation MSHLLSRSTRSRRSAAVTAIAAALGIASLTACAGQVPMRPADDANNPACADVIVRLPETVAEQQKRSTNAQATGAWGENAAVQLVCGVEPTGPTTDTCVNVNGVDWVIDESEAPIYRFEAYGRSPGLAVYVDGEQVSGTEVVVDLSAVAKELPQERQCTSLSDTLDITKQ, from the coding sequence ATGTCGCACTTGCTGTCCCGCTCCACCCGTTCACGTCGTTCGGCAGCGGTGACCGCGATTGCGGCCGCGCTCGGGATCGCGAGTCTCACTGCGTGCGCCGGACAGGTTCCGATGCGCCCCGCCGATGACGCGAACAACCCGGCGTGCGCGGATGTGATCGTGCGGCTTCCGGAAACGGTCGCGGAGCAGCAGAAACGCTCGACGAACGCGCAGGCAACCGGCGCGTGGGGTGAGAATGCAGCAGTTCAACTGGTCTGCGGCGTCGAACCGACGGGTCCCACCACCGACACCTGTGTCAACGTCAACGGTGTCGACTGGGTCATCGACGAGTCCGAGGCCCCCATCTACCGCTTTGAAGCGTACGGCCGATCCCCCGGCCTCGCCGTCTACGTCGATGGCGAGCAGGTGAGCGGCACAGAGGTGGTTGTCGACCTCAGTGCCGTCGCGAAGGAGCTCCCACAGGAGCGCCAGTGCACGAGCCTGTCAGACACACTCGACATCACCAAGCAGTAG
- the thiL gene encoding thiamine-phosphate kinase — translation MTLTVGELGESGVLRRILSRLDAAQVATLGPGDDCAVLGVRGELVITTDTMIEGPDFRAAWHSGCDLGWKLAATNLSDVAAMGARPIALTLALAVPRDTPVELLEAIATGMNDACQALAPGCGVVGGDLGTAPVITAAVTALGELSGRPAVTRAGARAGDTLAYAGDLGLAGLGLSLLFAEAADKHGNAQPDRVAELKSASAVNAETLAAQLTPTPPVGLGVVAATSGATAMMDISDSLSIDADRLARASGVRVELESELLLGAFGSQRGVDVPVAAMLTGGEDHGLLATFPADVVIPAGFAPIGRVLAAHLDPRVTLDGEPQEPAGWDPYVLRWPGA, via the coding sequence ATGACCTTGACCGTTGGAGAGCTCGGCGAGAGCGGTGTGCTGCGGCGCATATTGTCCCGGCTCGACGCTGCACAGGTCGCAACTCTTGGCCCAGGCGACGATTGTGCGGTGCTCGGAGTGCGCGGCGAACTGGTGATCACCACGGACACGATGATCGAGGGCCCAGACTTCCGGGCTGCGTGGCACAGCGGCTGCGATCTTGGATGGAAGCTTGCGGCGACGAATCTGTCTGACGTTGCCGCGATGGGTGCGCGCCCGATCGCACTCACGCTCGCGTTGGCGGTGCCCAGGGACACCCCGGTCGAGCTGTTAGAAGCAATCGCAACCGGGATGAACGACGCGTGCCAGGCGCTCGCTCCCGGCTGCGGCGTGGTGGGCGGTGACCTCGGCACGGCTCCTGTGATCACGGCGGCCGTGACCGCCCTGGGTGAACTCTCGGGGCGGCCAGCGGTGACTCGAGCGGGCGCACGCGCGGGTGACACGCTTGCCTACGCGGGGGACTTGGGACTTGCCGGACTGGGGCTGAGCCTGCTCTTCGCAGAGGCCGCGGACAAGCATGGGAATGCGCAGCCTGATCGAGTCGCCGAACTGAAGTCTGCAAGTGCGGTGAACGCAGAGACGCTCGCAGCGCAGCTCACGCCAACGCCGCCGGTCGGGCTGGGCGTGGTCGCCGCGACCTCCGGCGCAACCGCGATGATGGATATTTCCGATTCACTCTCGATCGACGCCGATCGGCTTGCTCGAGCGAGTGGAGTACGTGTTGAGTTGGAGTCCGAGCTGCTGCTCGGGGCCTTCGGCTCTCAGCGCGGGGTCGATGTCCCTGTGGCCGCAATGCTTACCGGCGGGGAGGACCATGGACTGCTCGCCACGTTCCCTGCGGACGTCGTGATTCCCGCGGGTTTCGCGCCAATCGGGCGCGTGCTCGCCGCACACCTCGATCCGAGAGTGACTCTCGATGGTGAGCCGCAAGAACCCGCGGGGTGGGATCCGTACGTCCTGCGTTGGCCGGGTGCGTGA
- a CDS encoding SIMPL domain-containing protein, with amino-acid sequence MTEIVVTGSSERRVPADRAQLQLSASNAGPERQRVVAGAGAVHERIVARAQELVASGVAESYTAEAVSTYTNSWRDEHGEQIVEHRASVSVGIELLALDEVGALTTEFAEAGIDPQVSWQLSAPARTAMLRDLRAEAVADAHTAAADYALAIGKSALELRELRDGSTGRGPVPIGAPRFAMMADAGAPPEVTVHDILVSVDVEARFGA; translated from the coding sequence ATGACCGAGATCGTGGTGACCGGATCATCCGAGCGACGCGTGCCGGCGGATCGTGCGCAGCTGCAACTCAGTGCATCGAATGCGGGTCCCGAGCGGCAGCGGGTGGTGGCCGGTGCCGGTGCGGTCCACGAGCGCATCGTGGCTCGGGCGCAGGAGTTGGTGGCTTCTGGCGTGGCCGAGAGCTACACTGCGGAGGCCGTGTCTACCTACACGAACAGCTGGCGAGACGAGCACGGCGAGCAGATCGTTGAGCACCGCGCGAGTGTGAGCGTTGGTATTGAACTTCTCGCGCTTGACGAGGTCGGTGCGCTGACCACCGAGTTCGCTGAGGCCGGGATCGATCCGCAGGTGTCCTGGCAGCTCAGCGCGCCTGCTCGGACCGCGATGCTGCGTGATCTGCGTGCTGAGGCGGTTGCCGATGCGCACACCGCAGCTGCAGATTATGCTCTCGCGATCGGCAAGTCTGCGCTGGAGCTCCGGGAGCTTCGGGACGGCAGCACGGGTCGCGGGCCAGTGCCTATCGGGGCGCCACGGTTCGCGATGATGGCGGACGCGGGAGCGCCACCTGAAGTGACGGTGCACGACATTCTGGTGAGCGTCGACGTCGAGGCGAGGTTCGGGGCGTAG
- a CDS encoding PucR family transcriptional regulator, which yields MSNSAATIATDPNPLTELNSAITPHPTIQLGDLLHQYQLGLVLIAGSDEATAVRPVQWVHVSELEDPTPFLTPRTVLLTTGARFDVVQAQDDADAYVQRLIDAGTSALGVAVGLHWDRIPAPVVAACDRLGLPLFRVPYDTAFIEIVQTAARLLDALSRERDIWAIESQRAVTTASLHRDGLGSAVREAAARLGRWVGITDRSGRLVEFAPQAARSAVDAEWIRRETRRLVERGVSAGRIGGADGTGVQMQALGRQGQVLGVLVVEEHGTPDTAERTLFGLVAALATVQLEHRSGIGAAQASLRSAILELLIADQHSLAERLAEGTLTRIPAGAIAAVRYRSPAEPDPSFAEDLQSLDAGSPGLIGALRGGAPLIVAETRHLPALKRLLVAHRLPAGISERGTLSALSELIGQADRALEFALGSDAPTPVDYRPELHGGVLRLLAGQPEAAARAAALLGPIRHHDERHGDRIEESLTTWLAHHGQTSPAATELGVHRHTLKARVLTAASLLQLDLDSPDARAELWAALRVLDAE from the coding sequence ATGAGTAACAGCGCGGCCACGATCGCCACCGATCCGAACCCTTTGACCGAGCTCAATAGTGCGATCACCCCGCATCCCACGATCCAACTCGGTGATCTGCTGCACCAGTACCAGTTGGGCCTCGTGCTCATCGCTGGATCCGACGAGGCAACCGCCGTGCGCCCGGTCCAGTGGGTCCACGTGAGTGAGCTTGAAGATCCCACACCATTCCTCACGCCGCGCACGGTCCTGCTCACGACGGGCGCTCGCTTCGACGTGGTCCAGGCCCAGGACGACGCTGATGCGTACGTGCAGCGTCTCATCGACGCTGGCACCTCAGCGCTCGGCGTTGCGGTCGGCCTCCACTGGGACCGGATCCCCGCGCCCGTTGTGGCAGCGTGCGATCGACTGGGGCTCCCCCTGTTCCGCGTGCCCTACGACACCGCGTTCATTGAGATCGTGCAGACCGCGGCGCGACTGCTCGACGCGCTCTCTCGGGAGCGCGACATCTGGGCTATTGAATCGCAGCGCGCCGTCACCACCGCGTCACTGCACCGAGATGGGCTCGGCTCTGCGGTGCGCGAGGCCGCTGCGCGGCTCGGGCGGTGGGTGGGGATCACCGATCGCTCTGGGCGGCTCGTGGAGTTCGCCCCGCAGGCGGCGCGCTCAGCGGTGGACGCCGAGTGGATCAGGCGCGAGACCCGCCGCCTGGTGGAGCGCGGCGTCAGCGCGGGCAGAATCGGAGGCGCAGACGGCACCGGCGTGCAGATGCAGGCACTCGGGCGGCAGGGGCAGGTGCTCGGCGTGCTCGTGGTCGAGGAGCACGGGACCCCAGACACCGCCGAGCGCACGCTGTTCGGGCTCGTGGCCGCGCTCGCGACCGTGCAGCTCGAGCACCGAAGCGGGATCGGGGCCGCGCAGGCTTCACTGCGCAGCGCGATTCTGGAGCTCTTGATCGCGGATCAGCACTCGCTCGCTGAGCGTCTGGCCGAGGGCACGCTGACGCGGATCCCGGCGGGCGCGATCGCGGCGGTGCGCTACCGGAGCCCAGCGGAACCAGACCCGAGCTTCGCCGAAGATCTCCAATCGCTTGACGCAGGCAGCCCAGGGCTCATCGGCGCGCTCAGGGGTGGTGCGCCACTCATCGTCGCCGAAACGCGACATCTGCCAGCGCTGAAACGGCTCCTCGTGGCTCATCGGCTCCCGGCTGGCATCTCCGAACGCGGCACACTGAGCGCGCTCAGTGAGCTGATCGGCCAGGCAGATCGCGCTCTTGAATTCGCTCTCGGCTCAGACGCTCCCACTCCTGTCGACTATCGTCCCGAGTTGCACGGCGGCGTGCTCCGGCTTCTCGCCGGCCAGCCAGAAGCCGCCGCACGCGCTGCAGCGCTGCTCGGCCCTATCCGACACCACGATGAGCGGCACGGCGATCGGATTGAGGAAAGCCTCACGACCTGGCTCGCGCATCACGGCCAGACCAGCCCCGCCGCGACGGAGCTGGGCGTGCATCGACATACGCTCAAGGCCCGGGTACTCACGGCGGCGAGCCTCCTGCAGCTCGATCTCGATTCTCCCGACGCACGCGCCGAGCTCTGGGCAGCCCTCCGCGTGCTCGACGCCGAGTAG
- the gabT gene encoding 4-aminobutyrate--2-oxoglutarate transaminase — MVDVIGGPSLPQERKLVTSIPGPKSQELLARKNAAVAAGVGVALPVSIVAAGGGVMVDVDGNSLIDLGSGIAVTGVGNSAPAVVEAVTNQVQQFTHTCFTVTPYEGYVAVAEKLNALTPGDHEKRSALFNSGAEAVENAIKIARHYTKKNAVVVFDHAYHGRTNLTMGMTAKNIPYKDGFGPFAPEVYRVPTSYPFRDGLSGAAAAEVAITQIEKQVGAGNLAAIIIEPIQGEGGFIAPAEGFLPAIQAWATANKVVFILDEVQTGFARTGDLFAADHEGVVPDLVTTAKGIAGGLPLSAVTGRADIMDSAHAGGLGGTYAGSPIACAAALATIDTYEKENLAERAREIGAIVDEFFTELQKNDNRIGEIRGRGAMKAVEFVESGSMKPAAALTGAIAKYAGEQGVILLTCGTYGNVVRFLPPLSISDELLREGLQVVADALAAN; from the coding sequence ATGGTCGATGTCATCGGCGGCCCGTCGCTTCCGCAGGAGCGCAAGCTCGTCACCAGCATCCCCGGCCCGAAGTCGCAGGAACTCCTCGCGCGCAAGAACGCTGCGGTTGCAGCCGGCGTGGGCGTTGCGCTTCCCGTCTCAATCGTTGCAGCAGGCGGCGGCGTCATGGTTGACGTCGACGGCAACTCGCTGATCGACCTCGGCTCCGGCATCGCGGTCACCGGTGTCGGCAACTCGGCACCCGCGGTCGTCGAGGCCGTCACGAACCAGGTGCAGCAGTTCACGCACACGTGCTTCACCGTGACCCCGTACGAGGGCTACGTCGCAGTGGCTGAGAAGCTCAATGCACTCACCCCCGGCGACCACGAGAAGCGCTCGGCGCTGTTCAACTCGGGAGCCGAAGCCGTGGAGAACGCAATCAAGATTGCGCGTCACTACACGAAGAAGAACGCTGTCGTTGTGTTCGACCACGCGTACCACGGCCGCACGAACCTCACCATGGGTATGACCGCAAAGAACATCCCGTACAAGGATGGCTTCGGACCGTTCGCTCCCGAGGTCTACCGCGTGCCCACCTCCTACCCGTTCCGCGATGGGCTCTCCGGCGCTGCTGCTGCCGAGGTTGCGATCACGCAGATCGAGAAGCAGGTCGGCGCAGGCAACCTCGCCGCGATCATCATCGAGCCGATCCAGGGCGAGGGCGGCTTCATCGCTCCGGCCGAGGGCTTCCTCCCCGCGATTCAGGCGTGGGCAACTGCGAACAAGGTCGTATTCATCCTCGATGAGGTCCAGACCGGGTTCGCACGCACCGGCGATCTCTTCGCTGCTGATCACGAGGGCGTTGTCCCCGATCTCGTCACCACCGCCAAGGGCATCGCGGGCGGCCTGCCGCTGTCCGCTGTCACGGGCCGCGCCGACATCATGGATTCCGCACACGCTGGTGGCCTCGGTGGCACCTACGCGGGAAGCCCGATCGCGTGTGCAGCTGCGCTCGCAACGATCGACACCTATGAGAAGGAGAACCTCGCCGAGCGAGCGCGCGAGATTGGCGCAATCGTCGACGAGTTCTTCACCGAACTCCAGAAGAACGACAACCGCATCGGTGAGATCCGCGGCCGTGGGGCCATGAAGGCCGTCGAGTTCGTTGAGTCGGGCTCGATGAAGCCGGCAGCAGCACTCACCGGCGCAATCGCCAAGTACGCTGGAGAGCAGGGCGTCATTCTCCTCACCTGCGGCACCTACGGCAACGTAGTGCGCTTCCTCCCGCCGCTGTCGATCTCCGACGAGCTGCTCCGCGAGGGCCTGCAGGTCGTCGCTGACGCACTCGCAGCGAACTGA
- a CDS encoding NAD-dependent succinate-semialdehyde dehydrogenase: MALKPNEQDLLNRVEAGLGIGGTWEPATSGATLDVHDPATGEVIKSIADATVEDAVRALDAAVAAQESWGNTPSRERSNILRRAYDLLMERKEEFALLMSMEMGKPIAEARGEVNYGGEFLRWFSEEAVRVKGDYRQNPEGTGNMLVSHLPVGPCYFITPWNFPLAMATRKIAPALAAGCTVVIKPAALTPLTTIFFAQLLEEAGLPAGVVNVVATSKSSAQSSALLSDPRLRKLSFTGSTPVGVKLLEAAAQNVLRTSMELGGNAPFIVFEDADLDRAVEGAMLAKFRNIGQACTAANRVIVHESVADEFVRRVSEKVAAFTIGRGAEEGNDIGALVDDKAVANTARLVQDAVDTGATVVTGGEAIDGPGSFFQPTVVDHLTPQSAIMREEIFGPLLGVIRFSTEDEAVEIANNTEYGLISYVFTENIHRGHRMIEKLESGMMGLNTGLVSNAAAPFGGLKQSGLGREGGFEGIHEFLSSKYTLLPR; encoded by the coding sequence ATGGCACTGAAGCCCAACGAGCAGGATCTGCTCAACCGCGTTGAGGCCGGTCTCGGCATTGGCGGCACCTGGGAACCCGCAACGTCAGGCGCAACGCTCGACGTGCACGACCCCGCCACCGGTGAGGTCATCAAGTCGATCGCTGACGCGACCGTCGAGGACGCAGTGCGCGCGCTCGATGCCGCAGTGGCCGCGCAGGAGTCCTGGGGCAACACCCCGTCGCGTGAGCGCTCGAACATCCTGCGCCGCGCATACGACCTCCTGATGGAGCGCAAGGAAGAGTTCGCGCTCCTCATGAGCATGGAGATGGGCAAGCCCATCGCCGAGGCTCGCGGCGAAGTGAACTACGGCGGCGAATTCCTGCGCTGGTTCTCGGAAGAGGCCGTCCGCGTGAAGGGTGACTACCGTCAGAACCCCGAGGGCACTGGCAACATGCTTGTCTCGCACCTGCCGGTCGGGCCCTGCTACTTCATCACGCCGTGGAACTTCCCGCTTGCCATGGCAACTCGCAAGATCGCTCCGGCCTTGGCCGCCGGGTGCACCGTGGTCATCAAGCCCGCGGCGCTGACCCCGCTCACGACGATTTTCTTCGCGCAGTTGCTCGAAGAAGCCGGTCTTCCTGCCGGCGTCGTCAACGTGGTTGCGACCTCGAAGTCGAGCGCACAGTCGAGCGCGCTGCTCTCTGATCCGCGCCTGCGGAAGCTCTCCTTCACCGGCTCGACCCCGGTGGGTGTCAAGCTGCTTGAAGCAGCCGCACAGAACGTGCTCCGCACCTCGATGGAGCTCGGCGGCAACGCCCCGTTCATCGTGTTTGAGGACGCCGATCTGGACCGCGCCGTTGAGGGTGCGATGCTTGCCAAGTTCCGCAATATCGGCCAGGCGTGCACCGCAGCCAACCGTGTGATCGTGCACGAGTCGGTGGCAGACGAGTTCGTTCGCCGCGTGAGCGAGAAGGTTGCAGCCTTCACGATCGGCCGTGGCGCTGAAGAGGGCAACGACATCGGTGCGCTCGTCGACGACAAGGCTGTGGCCAACACGGCACGCCTCGTGCAGGACGCTGTCGACACCGGTGCAACCGTGGTCACCGGCGGCGAAGCGATCGACGGGCCGGGCAGCTTCTTCCAGCCCACCGTGGTCGACCACCTCACCCCGCAGTCAGCGATCATGCGCGAGGAGATCTTCGGACCTCTGCTCGGCGTCATCCGCTTCTCCACAGAGGATGAGGCAGTCGAGATCGCGAACAATACCGAGTACGGCCTCATCAGCTACGTCTTCACGGAGAACATCCACCGTGGACACCGGATGATCGAGAAGCTCGAGAGCGGCATGATGGGCCTCAACACGGGCCTCGTTTCGAACGCCGCGGCTCCGTTCGGTGGCCTGAAGCAGTCCGGCCTCGGACGCGAGGGCGGCTTCGAGGGCATCCACGAGTTCCTCTCGTCGAAGTACACGCTGCTGCCGCGCTAG
- the rsmD gene encoding 16S rRNA (guanine(966)-N(2))-methyltransferase RsmD — protein MTRVIAGAAGSLRLEVPQAGTRPTSDRVREAIFSRLEAWDLIDDTRVLDLYAGSGALGLEAASRGAREVTLVEKNPQAAQVATRNRSTVLTAFRDGHAPRITVVRQSVQGFLDSAGHTSDPDSALPASSIWDVVLLDPPYDLSEAELTANLSALVPLLAPGACVLVERSTRTPEPGWPEGLSPLREKRYGETALWWAEPSTEAEADHSLDLL, from the coding sequence GTGACCAGAGTAATCGCGGGAGCCGCCGGATCATTGCGCCTCGAAGTGCCTCAGGCGGGGACCCGCCCCACCAGCGACCGAGTGCGGGAGGCAATCTTCTCGAGGCTCGAAGCATGGGATCTCATTGATGACACGCGCGTACTCGACCTCTATGCGGGATCGGGAGCACTCGGGCTGGAGGCGGCCAGCCGCGGCGCGCGCGAAGTCACCCTCGTGGAGAAAAACCCGCAAGCCGCACAGGTGGCAACGCGTAATCGGAGCACCGTACTCACCGCGTTCCGTGACGGTCACGCACCCCGCATCACCGTCGTGCGGCAATCGGTGCAGGGCTTCCTCGATAGCGCCGGACACACCTCAGACCCGGACTCGGCGCTCCCCGCGTCTTCGATCTGGGACGTTGTCCTGCTGGATCCGCCCTATGACCTGAGTGAGGCCGAACTGACGGCGAACCTGAGTGCTCTGGTGCCACTCTTGGCTCCTGGCGCTTGTGTGCTTGTTGAGCGCAGCACGCGCACTCCGGAACCCGGCTGGCCCGAGGGTCTCAGCCCGCTGCGGGAGAAGCGCTACGGTGAAACCGCACTCTGGTGGGCGGAGCCGAGCACCGAGGCAGAGGCTGACCACTCACTCGATCTCCTCTAG